A genomic window from Gossypium hirsutum isolate 1008001.06 chromosome D10, Gossypium_hirsutum_v2.1, whole genome shotgun sequence includes:
- the LOC107915608 gene encoding uncharacterized protein, producing the protein MPPREEFPTKGLEGAPSNDIGWHFGTPVPNARGNIVCKLCGKVVKGGITRFKEHIAHKTGNVAPCPNITGVIRESMMNVLKESNTKKIDKKRRKDEFLSQLIEEKDEHEGFIDEVSAIRQATRESHRREEFRRSTGGWDNIYEEGRSSYGSAREHNKERTSKSIPVSTEVGQGVKLPTPYEVSDVYLESEYQRVHDWVNGLKTHWKELGATLMCDGWTNSLNQMHITNFLVYCSKGTIFWKSVDVSSVRSRDNKFYYGLLDSVVEEIGENYIVQIVIDNEAAMKAAGKKLMLKRQHLYWTSCAAHCLDLCLEDIGKKPSVAKVLDEAKKVTCFIYNHIWTVDLMKKYTQGKQILRPALSRFATHFIQLEEIIRQKQGLREMFNSKQKSGPAYEAKKIVLGKDFWKKANDLIKVYKPLVRVLRLVDSDEKPTMGFIYEAVDRAKRAIQQNCRYFTEYEKIIDNRWNFMHSDLHSAGYFLNPQFQFGVEHSENVLIETLEGTRSVIERLEPSMDTQFRMVNQVRFKDKHETFDTPQAQRAWKQMNPDVDPLSEWLHEKENPLLDGENVSVLSVDTSDDEMDSGDGPDGGGLSPIDEDDGYSGDKGEIRSSSQYGGEYGVGTTGGHFRDRSEFDRNMFPEPRRDRSEPRAPSKGKGKKHTSIGSSSGRRSSSSNLGYSDSSTSTQGFYPPEQPSYFQPSHGYPQPYGYYPPFPNYGVPYQPQMYPPPPMYHPPSPHMPRESSQERSQSEGEGFDLPRHSTNW; encoded by the exons atgccACCACGTGAAGAGTTCCCGACTAAAGGATTGGAGGGTGCACCAAGTAATGATATAGGTTGGCACTTTGGAACTCCAGTGCCAAATGCGAGAGGAAATATCGTATGTAAACTTTGTGGTAAAGTTGTGAAAGGAGGAATAACACGATTtaaagagcacattgctcataaaaccGGCAATGTTGCACCATGCCCTAATATTACTG gtGTCATTAGAGAAAGTATGATGAATGTACTAAAAGAAAGCAACacaaagaaaatagacaaaaagaggagaaaagatgAATTCTTATCTCAATTAATAGAAGAGAAGGATGAGCATGAGGGATTCATTGATGAGGTTTCTGCTATAAGGCAAGCAACTCGAGAAAGTCATAGAAGGGAAGAATTCAGACGAAGTACTGGTGGTTGGGATAACATTTATGAAGAAGGGCGATCTTCTTATGGATCAGCTAGAGAACATAATAAAGAAAGAACAAGTAAATCCATCCCAG tgtCAACAGAAGTTGGACAAGGTGTAAAGCTCCCAACACCTTATGAGGTTTCAGATGTGTATTTGGAGTCAGAGTATCAACGAGTTCATGATTGGGTAAATGGACTAAAGACTCATTGGAAAGAATTGGGTGCAACTCTAATGTGTGATGGTTGGACCAACAGTTTGAATCAAATGCACATCACTAATTTTCTTGTTTATTGCAGTAAAGGAACCATTTTTTGGAAATCGGTAGATGTCTCAAGTGTCCGTAGTAGAGATAATAAATTCTACTACGGTTTGTTAGATTCAGTTGTAgaagaaattggagaaaattataTTGTCCAAATAGTGATTGATAATGAGGCAGCAATGAAAGCTGctggaaaaaaattaatgttgaaaaGACAACATCTATATTGGACCTCATGTGCAGCTCACTGTTTAGATTTATGCCTTGAAGATATTGGGAAAAAGCCTAGTGTAGCAAAAGTGTTAGATGAAGCAAAGAAAGTGACTTGCTTTATATATAATCACATTTGGACTGTTGATTTGATGAAGAAGTATACACAAGGGAAACAAATACTTCGACCTGCTCTTAGTCGATTTGcaactcatttcattcaactTGAAGAGATAATAAGACAAAAGCAAGGCCTGAGAGAAATGTTTAATTCAAAG CAAAAGTCAGGGCCTGCTTATGaagccaaaaaaattgttttgggaaaagatttttggaaaaaagCCAATGACCTCATAAAAGTTTACAAGCCCTTAGTAAGAGTATTGAGACTTGTGGATAGCGATGAAAAACCAACGATGGGCTTTATTTATGAGGCTGTTGATAGAGCTAAACGAGCAATTCAACAAAATTGTCGATATTTCACAGAGTATGAAAAGATTATTGAcaatagatggaattttatgcATTCCGACTTGCATTCAGCTG gttattttctcaATCCTCAATTTCAATTTGGGGTGGAGCATTCTGAGAATGTACTAATAGAAACATTAGAAGGTACACGATcagtaattgaaagattagaacCTTCTATGGATACTCAATTCAGAATGGTTAATCAGGTTAGATTCAA AGATAAACATGAGACATTTGATACTCCACAGGCACAAAGAGCTTGGAAGCAAATGAATCCGG ATGTTGATCCACTATCAGAATGGCTTCATGAGAAAGAGAATCCATTGTTAGATGGTGAAAATGTTAGTGTGTTGTCTGTGGATACCTCTGAtgatgaaatggat AGTGGAGATGGACCCGATGGTGGTGGCTTAAGTCCAATTGATGAGGATGATGGATATAGTGGTGATAAAGGTGAAATTAGGTCTTCTAGTCAGTATGGAGGAGAATATGGGGTTGGTACCACTGGTGGACATTTTCGTGACAGATCAGAGTTTGATAGAAATATGTTTCCTGAACCTAGGAGAGATAGAAGTGAACCTAGAGCTCCATCAAAGGGAAAAGGCAAGAAGCATACTTCTATAGGCTCTTCATCTGGTAGGAGATCGAGTTCTAGTAACCTTGGGTATAGTGATTCATCTACTAGCACTCAAGGTTTTTATCCACCAGAACAACCTTCATATTTTCAACCTTCACATGGTTATCCACAACCATATGgttattatccaccatttcctaATTATGGTGTGCCATACCAGCCTCAAATGTATCCTCCTCCACCAATGTATCACCCACCTTCACCTCACAT GCCAAGAGAATCAAGTCAAGAACGCTCCCAAAGTGAAGGTGAAGGATTTGATCTTCCTCGTCATTCGACTAATTGGTGA